CCAAGCCTGATACAGTGGTAAGTTACTTTTTCACCTTTCGTTTTTCTTACTTCGTACCATTTACAGGTTGCACAGCAATGATATCTATTCATCGTCCTCCCCCCTTTTTTTAAGTATGACGGCTAAACATACCGCTTTTAAATAAAATTTTTAGTTGCACTTTAAAACTAATCGCATTTTGTCGAGGGCATATTAATGAATAGTGATGAATTAACTCAAGCCATAAAGAAATTTTAAGAAATGATAGACACGTTCCTGACGATAAACATTCTGTTCATGAATTCAAAATGTTCCTGAAGTATTTTTTAAGAATTGAAACAAAAGATAATCCGCTCCCTGCTTTAGAAACAATGTCGATTTTAAAATTTTACGCCAACAAGGGAAAACAGATGTTATGCTAGAAGTACTCACTAATGCTCCCATTTCTTTAGAAGTAGCAAAAAGCAAGCTGGAGCAATACATAAACCCTAAATGAATGAGTGCTAGTTACGGAGAGGTGATAGAACGTAAGTATCAATAAAGTCCGCCATGTTCTTTATACTTTAGGAATGTTTAACTTTGAAAAAGGATCTTTGGGATTGACAGTAGCCAAGTTTTTCTAATATGGTTTCTCTTATTTTAGGAGACGAGAATGCAGTAAAGCTCGGCACAGCCGGTAAACTATAGCCAGACGAGCAGCAGGAAAACAGGCTGAAAAACTTCTGCGGAAACTATTAAATAAGTTACTCCTTTCTCAACTGAAACGATCAGCTGCTCCTGTTTCAAAACCAGCTTTCATAACCGCTTCACGGATTTTTGGAACAATTTTGTCGTTAAATACTCCTGGAATAATATAGTCTTCGTTCAGTTCTTCTTCATCAATGATAGAAGCTATCGCGGTGGCTGCTGCAAGTTTCATTTCATCGTTAATATCAGTTGCTCTGGCATCAAGAGCTCCTCGAAAAATTCCTGGGAAACATAATACGTTATTTACTTGATTAGGAAAATCCGACCTTCCGGTGGCCATTATTTTCACATAGGGTTTTGCTAATTCAGGTGAAATTTCAGGGTTAGGGTTTGCGAGTGCAAAAACGATCGGTTGATCTGCCATTTTTTTGATATCTTCCACGTGAAGAATATCTGGAGCAGAAACGCCAATAAATACATCTGCATCTTTTATAACCGTAGAAAGCGGCCCTTTTTCATCATTAGGATTGGTATTTTTTGCACACCAATCCCACAATTTATTGTTGTATTTTTTCTCACGAGTTAATGCCCCGTCTTTGTCTATTCCAATAACATTTTCAGTTCCCGCCGTCAACAGCATTTTTGTAATTGAGATTCCCGCTACCCCTAAACCACAAACGATAACCTTGCACTCTGTTAATTCTTTTTTTGTCACTTTTAACGCATTTAAAAGTCCAGCCAAGGCAACAATGGCCGTACCGTGCTGGTCATCATGAAATACGGGAATATCCAGCTCTTCCTTAAGCCTTTCTTCTACTTCAAAACATTGAGGCGAAGCAATATCTTCTAAATTAATTCCTCCAAATGAAGGACTAATTGCTTTAATGGTTTGAATGATTTCTTCTGAGTCTTGGGATTGCAAACAGATTGGGTACGCATTTACGTTGGCAAATTGTTTAAACAACATGGACTTTCCTTCCATCACCGGCATCGCTGCTTCAGGTTTGATTTTGCCTAATCCTAAGACCGCGGTAGCATTTGAAATAATAGCAACGGTATCATTCTTCACCGTTAAATTATATGCAAGGGCAGGGTCTTTTTCTATAGCTATACAGACTCTTGCCACTTCAGGCGTATAAACGTG
This DNA window, taken from Alteribacillus bidgolensis, encodes the following:
- a CDS encoding NAD-dependent malic enzyme, whose amino-acid sequence is MTLILRLEIHKKTISFGRIATAISESGGDMVAIDVIKESPETTVRDISVHVHHKKDQDNIVQSIKTLSGVHIRHVSDRTFLIHLGGKIEVTAKKSIDNREELSHVYTPEVARVCIAIEKDPALAYNLTVKNDTVAIISNATAVLGLGKIKPEAAMPVMEGKSMLFKQFANVNAYPICLQSQDSEEIIQTIKAISPSFGGINLEDIASPQCFEVEERLKEELDIPVFHDDQHGTAIVALAGLLNALKVTKKELTECKVIVCGLGVAGISITKMLLTAGTENVIGIDKDGALTREKKYNNKLWDWCAKNTNPNDEKGPLSTVIKDADVFIGVSAPDILHVEDIKKMADQPIVFALANPNPEISPELAKPYVKIMATGRSDFPNQVNNVLCFPGIFRGALDARATDINDEMKLAAATAIASIIDEEELNEDYIIPGVFNDKIVPKIREAVMKAGFETGAADRFS